In Papaver somniferum cultivar HN1 chromosome 1, ASM357369v1, whole genome shotgun sequence, a genomic segment contains:
- the LOC113335989 gene encoding cysteine-rich repeat secretory protein 55-like, whose translation MASFFSCHLIFIISLLLTFTYVNAEDPWWSFCNDNKKINSTKISSNIDHILPNLVSHTSVQGYTFLSSGSGNDRVYGLAQCRGDVLNTKECSKCIEEASFQIRKTCPDQADARILYEFCFLRYDTNKFVGELDTSNGLIYWNVENVTGETAVFEKILGDLTDKATREALDRRNRIGFGKGQIKLSPFETLYTLVQCTRDLSKLACSQCLATAVGNYAGYCKDKKGCRAIYSSCFVRYELYPIFFPVRSVNTTAQNVYSRHLSYP comes from the coding sequence ATGGCATCATTTTTTTCATGTCATCTCATCTTCATCATTTCACTTCTTCTTACTTTTACTTACGTCAATGCAGAAGATCCTTGGTGGAGCTTCTGCAATGACAACAAGAAGATAAACAGTACAAAAATCTCATCCAACATTGATCATATACTACCCAACTTAGTATCTCATACTTCAGTTCAAGGTTACACCTTTCTCTCATCCGGTTCCGGAAATGACCGTGTTTACGGTCTAGCTCAATGCCGAGGAGATGTTTTAAACACTAAAGAATGCTCCAAGTGTATCGAAGAAGCATCATTCCAAATACGAAAAACTTGTCCCGACCAAGCTGATGCGAGAATTTTGTACGAATTTTGTTTCTTACGGTACGATACTAATAAGTTTGTAGGAGAATTAGATACTTCTAATGGTTTAATTTACTGGAACGTCGAAAACGTTACTGGAGAGACTGCTGTTTTCGAAAAGATACTTGGAGATTTGACGGATAAAGCTACCAGAGAAGCTTTGGATCGTAGGAATCGGATTGGATTCGGCAAAGGGCAAATTAAGTTATCGCCATTTGAGACATTATATACCCTGGTACAATGTACAAGAGACTTGTCTAAACTAGCTTGTTCGCAATGTCTAGCAACTGCAGTTGGAAATTATGCTGGGTACTGTAAGGATAAGAAAGGATGTCGCGCTATATATAGTAGTTGTTTTGTAAGATACGAGCTGTATCCGATCTTTTTCCCTGTTAGATCCGTCAACACTACGGCTCAAAATGTCTATTCAAGACACTTGTCGTACCCATAG